The Astyanax mexicanus isolate ESR-SI-001 chromosome 18, AstMex3_surface, whole genome shotgun sequence DNA window AGGTAATTGATGTTCTTCCCTTCTCCAGGCATGGGGGCAGCCTCGTTGTTGTCCAATGTGTTCTGCTTGGCTTCACGGATCAGTTCGCAGGCCAGGTCCAGGAAGAGTTTCTCCACATTGTCAGATTCTTTGGCGGATGTCTCCAGGTACAGCATGCTCTGGGCTTCAGCAAACTCCTCTGCTCTCTGTCTGTGGACCTCCCGCTTATCAGCCAAGTCAATCTTATTCCCTGTTGATGACAACAGAATGGTTAGATAGCTGAGCTGAGCACTGCATGCAACACAATCTCTGAACACTGAAAACCTGGACTCAGATAAAAGACTTAAAATAATAATCTCACTTATTTGATGTACTTATTCTGCCTGGCAAAATAGAGACTAGGGGTAGGGAATagggctttaaaataataaaacaacatttcagggtatttttgcgataacaatattcttgttttattaaagccttatttagtataaatatgaAAAGTTATGTAATGACTTAAatcgcactgtattataaggctcactatcaattTTTGGATCTTTTTTCATACATGaagagcaccagattataaggcaaattTATAATAAGGGAGGGGGGGGTGGgcttctttcaaagtcaaacaagcactggatgttaatctacccagatttctttcctaaaaaaatgtttaagttaaggttaagtttagattttcaatcattttaacagcgcagtgtgCATCAGCACTAGCctcagttagcagtgcttagcgcttgAAAAGGATGGAAACTGGAAAAAATACCTTCTATttggttgtattttttttctggtaGTTAAAATTTTTTATTATCTACAAAAATTCACTTAAGTCCAAACTCACAAGGCCTATAAAGTGCCTTTCACCTAGTTTGTATAAAAGTGGTGAACATCTCTTACCAACTAAGATTGTCACCACTTGGTTATTGGCATACTGCTCGATCTCCCTCAGCCACTCCGGAAGGCAGCGGAAGGAGTCCTCGCAGGTGATGTCGTAGGTGAGGATGAGAGCGTTGGCACTGCGGTAGTAGCTCTGTGTGATGGAGCGGAACCTCTCTTGGCCTGCCGTGTCCCAGATTTGAAGCTGCACAAATCAGAAAATCAAATAATCAATGCAGCCATTTAGCAGCTGAACCAGGACTCAAAAAAGCAGTGAACCAAGTTTCCACTGCAACAAGCAACTGCAATGTGGAGTGAAACAGGACAGGGAGTAAAGTGCTGTTTTACCTGAACTATAGACAGAGTATTTAAAATCACTCAATCACTGTGAAGCATGTCTATGTCTTTTGTAAATAAAGAAACCACTCATTATTCATAGGTAAAGATGGTACAACATGTAAACCCTGACCTTTTATGATACATACCTTTACTTTCACCCCTTTTATTTCCACAGTTTTGATCATGAAATCAACCCCGATTGTGGCTCCTTGACCAGGTGGGAACAGACCCTAAAgccatttaaattaaacagaaaatgCAGCACAAATGAGCATGTCTAATAAATATGAACCGCTTACACAATATACAAAATGTTAAGCCTCTCATTACAGCATGATAAAATTATACAAGTCTCTAAAGGGTCCAAAATCCTGCCAATAATTTCTGTTTCTGCTCTGCATGGGGGAGGCTGCTACAGTGTGTGGGTGTTTAAACTGCATCCCCCTCATTCGTGAAGCTTTAAAGCAATATCTCACCTAGAAATGCAGTGACAGCTCACAGTAAGCGAGATAACCCTTGTGTAATCTTTACATTCTGTCCTTTTACGTACTCCTAAGGGTCAAAAATTGACTTAAAATCGATCTGTGTTCTGTGGTAATGGTTCATACAGTCTTTAACCaagaaatttccatgacttttccatgtcttcaaggcaaattttcatgactatacgttttttaaaacatcagtcgagacatggacaataaaatcagaatttaactaaaactataatcaaataagcaataataaaaaagcaataatGACACAATCTTCAACAATAAATTCTTCAGATCAatagatgaaataaaaaaaaaaaaaacacaaagatttgtaaattgcaaattttcatgactcttCCAGTACTTTCTGGGTATGTATTTTTCCAAAACGTATTCTGTTGATCtattccaggtttttcatgagtGTACAAACCCTGCATGCTGTACAGCTTTCATGGTAGTATGAACAAACTGGGtgatgttttgctttttttaaggttGCAGCCATGCAAGGAAAATGGACAAAGCGCTCAATCTCAAGCTGAATTCTTTTTATTTCTTGCTGTTCAAGAGTGGCAGGTTATTTTTGATCCTTAATACAACACGAGGATTAAGAACAGTCTCTGCCTAATGGCACAAAAGCCTTTCTCAGataggaagtaaaaaaaaaaaacactccattcCATTAGGAAATTACATTCAAAAGACACAAGAGGACTGACCTGAGTGAAGCGTCTGACGAGGCAGGTTTTGCCCACTCCTGCATTTCCTATCAGCACGATTTTAAAAAGGTAATCATAATCCTCCATGGTCACACGTAGCTGAaaagtgaggagagagagaaagagataaaaataaacattgtgtttCGTGTTGAGAGCTGTATGAAGGATTCTGTGCACCTTATTACATCTCAACTCAATGTGATACTTAATATAATCTGTATCCATCTCCCATTACTTTAACTGCCTGTAAATATTTAATGCAGCAAGATTGTCCTTACAGTCTACACAAATGGCTTATTTccacaaattaatttaaaattcacCTAAATGACATTTAAAGAACTCATATCCAATATTccattgctgtcacacaaaaaccttgtagcTCCAAATGGAATTTGTACCAGAGAAGATGGAATGAaagtcaattaaaataaatttggaaccatttctattggtccagttAATAGTTTGGGCACATcttaactagggctgcacaaaaatataccatgcattttttttttttctatgatacttaaaatctatttaaaatagctattttcacCAGATTACTTAAAAGTCAATTATATAGCATGTCACAATAAATAATGCATTCCATATATTCAATATCAGAGGAAATGAATAATATTAGGCAGATATAATTTGACTTTATTGAAAATGAAAATAGAATACTGTGCATTTTCGTTTGATATCCAACAACAAAAACGcgtttttaaattgtattttttcacTGCCTATCACATTGCATATCCTAAGACGTGACTATTGCACTAGTGCAacactgaaacaatatattgtgcagctttaATCTTACTATCAGGATTACACCTGGATAAGACCAAATCACATAAaaatacaagtgtaaacacacccataggtcatttaaaacattaaatacaaatcaaacctgCAGTCTGCAATCTAGAGATCTAAAGGAGCTATGGTGCAAAATTGGTGACCATTTTCATAAAATGATACAGACTGTTTTTGTTGTTACTGCACCTTTAAGacatatatgtaaataatatctgatctgatctgatcgaTCAATGCAGCTGAACTGATTGATGTAGGTTCAATAAATGGAGGTGTGTTGATTTTAATCACAAAAAAGCAGTTGAAGGCATATTTACATTATACTACTGAGCATGATGTCTATTTTCCTCCACACTGTCTGAACTGTAAACTAGAATTCTATCAAGCATGAATTTAAGGCCACTACAAACTCCCAAAATGCACTTGTAATGTTTAGTGCACTGCGAGATTCTTTGTTCCTAAGCAACTAACAATGAAACATAATGAAGCTGAAGATGTTTGCTCATATAAGCAAGTGACAGTTTCAGCCGCAGAAGTGATCACTACAGTGAAATAAATGTCACATATTTTCCCATGTAGTTCATATGGCTTATTTATAAAATGGTCTAACAAATCAATTATTATTCCATGAACCGCCCAATATTTGATAATATTGAGAAATTgggttgtgtgtgttttaagctgTAAACACAGATCACATGTTTGTTTATGCAGCCAGTGCTGACACATGTCTATGATGAGGAAGTGTgaaaattcagtgttttagcGCTACTTAGTAAACTACACATTCCTTCCCTGTGTAAAGCAATACTAATGAGACAGTAGAGATCCAGTACTACTGTTTTTGAAATTAGTTTCTATATATGGAATACATGGACCAGGTAATCAAAGAAACATAAACagtgtttataaataaaaactacAGTCCTTTATTATAGTAACAtgcatacagtcatatgaacaATTGAGACACCCTATGACATCTTCTGTCTTAATCACATCTAAACATTTGATCTCTTTTAAACAATATAGAGAGATGGCAGAATTTgaaataaagataattaatacatttttcttttaaaaatttgtttaaaatgtttagcaTTTTTtgtaaggaaaaaaaatggaCACTCACATTTATTAATAGGTAAAATGTGTGAAATCAGAATCAGGTGCAGAACATCAGCTGCAGATGAACAGACCATGATTAGAGATGATCTTGGAGGAGTCTGTCtcatttagtttggtttgatcttGATTGTTATTGAAAGTTTGAGAATTACCATGACCAAAAGACCCAGATGCCTTCAGAAAGACGACTGTAGATACATGTACAAGTCTGAAAAGGGTCTTTAATAATTCCACTAATTTATGAGAGAAAAAAATGCTCACATGGGCAAATCAGGCATTCCTAGTCAGGTACAGACCACAAGATGTTGAAAGAAGCCTCCAACGAACCTAAACTGTCATTACAGGACCTACAGATGGCCCTTAGCCAATATATTTGAAACCCTTGCTGTGGGGAAAGTAATTATGGCAAATATGGCAAAACCAAAGTTTGCTAGAGAACATTTAGACTAAGACCAAGAGCTATCACCAGTATGTGTTAGGCAGTTAAGTCCTGAAACTTGCACTGATTTTCTTTTGACAGTGAGTGCAATACAACATAGGCCATTTACAGACTCACATTTCCACATTAAAGGCTTTTTCTTTTGATTATACACACTACATGGTTCATATATCATGGGAAAACACATTTTCAGAACACATTATTCTTGAGCTGCATGCAACATTCAGAACAGATTAATGCAGGTGCATACAGCAGAAATCTGAAtgaaaaagacagaaacagaaagaacaCTGCCCACATATTTGGTTTTTGGTATTTCTTTGATGTGCctcttttttgtctttgtatatcctcttgctgttgttgttgttgtctgAGAATTGCTCCAGAAGCACTGATAAGAGCAAGAAGCCGAAACATTTGCTCAGTTTGTTTCTGGCCTTGTACTTTTTTGTGCTAGATTTCATGGCATTATAAAAATAAAGCTATATGTTTTTGATAGACTTGtctgacttttaaacaaacaGTGTGCAGGCAATGCTTTTTCCATTTCAAACCACATTTAATCCCATTTTGGAAATCAGTGAAAGAAATTCATTAAGATCCTGTTTTgtcatttattagaaacacaaatCTATCAGATATAAAGTGCTGAACTGTAATCATGGCAACATGTGCCCCCTCCCCTTCTGCAagtgaggtgttgctatgggcaGAGCCTTCTGTGCCTGTGTTTTAAATGGTCTGGTTGCCAAGGCCTATGGCAGGATGCTGAGAGGACTGCAATAAAGAAACAAGGGATATAAAGAAGAAGGGGCCTAGAAAGACTCGCCAAGCCAAGActagtcaacacacacacattcacacacactctctctctctctctcgctctctcttttctgtaGGCACAAAAATGCACACAGATATTTGCCTAAATTAGCCTACACTTACTGCTATCTAGCTAATTCAATAGCATTAGTCTCCTATTATTTAGATAACTAGGTAACTTAAGCTGGTTAGCCACGTTaggacattttttacattaactgaTTTATCTCTTGTTAGTTTTCTTTTTAATCTATTTAATGTCAAGTGTTTTAGTTAGTTATTAGCTGTTTTAGCCAGCAAACAGCTAGCTAACCTGCAGGAGCCATTTCAACCCTGTGCACTGATTTACTGCCTGAATTTCTGCATCCATAACTGCTATTAGCAGCATATTTAGGACTCAGAAAATGGAAAGTCTGCACTGACTAAAAGCGGCCTCGTATCCCCCCTGTTTTCTATCTCTCCTGCAAATATTGCTTCTTTCCCCCAATCTGCAGGAGGGAGAAAAACAACAGCAGGCACCCCGCTACCCTGCTAGCCAGTTAGCAAACTGCATTCATCCCCACTCGGATTGATCCAGGCTGTTTACTCAGCCAGTCTTCTCTATATTCTCTATAGtgctacattatattatatattatattaagcgTAGCTGAACTCACCGAGTGTAGGGGATTCACCCCAGTTAACGGGTTATTCCACAGGCATCCAGCCTCCCCAGGAGGTTCTTATACAAGACCTTACTGAAATCCCTCAG harbors:
- the rab30 gene encoding ras-related protein Rab-30; amino-acid sequence: MEDYDYLFKIVLIGNAGVGKTCLVRRFTQGLFPPGQGATIGVDFMIKTVEIKGVKVKLQIWDTAGQERFRSITQSYYRSANALILTYDITCEDSFRCLPEWLREIEQYANNQVVTILVGNKIDLADKREVHRQRAEEFAEAQSMLYLETSAKESDNVEKLFLDLACELIREAKQNTLDNNEAAPMPGEGKNINYLSCCSIN